A genomic stretch from Octopus sinensis linkage group LG14, ASM634580v1, whole genome shotgun sequence includes:
- the LOC115218994 gene encoding histone-lysine N-methyltransferase SETMAR-like, protein MASHSPPKLELLRRQSTLILLLAPRENAAKTIKNICEIYGDDDAVGESSVRRWFAKFEAGESSLEDDSRSGRPSKLDEDVLKAKIEEMSNIATRELAEESEVSKNAAHEHLVKLGYISIYNVWVPHKLSERNCLDRYSVCYMFLKRTESTPFLKQLNWR, encoded by the exons ATGGCGTCACATTCTCCACCAAAGCTGGAACTCTTACGAAGACAATCAACTCTGATTTTATTGTTAGCTCCAC GTGAAAACGCTGCAAAAACTATCAAAAACATTTGTGaaatttatggtgatgatgatgctgtaggtGAATCAAGTGTTCGaaggtggtttgcaaaatttgAAGCTGGAGAGTCTAGCTTGGAAGACGACAGCCGCAGTGGAAGACCTTCAAAATTGGACGAAGatgttttgaaggcaaaaatcGAAGAAATGTCAAATATCGCGACGAGAGAACTTGCAGAGGAGTCGGAAGTTTCTAAAAATGCAGCTCATGAACACCTTGTGAAGCTAGGATACATTTCTATTTATAATGTATGGGTCCCTCACAAACTCTCAGAAAGGAATTGCTTGGACCGGTATTCCGTTTGTTATATGTTTTTGAAACGGACTGAAAGCACACCTTTTTTGAAACAGCTtaactggagatga